The Diceros bicornis minor isolate mBicDic1 chromosome 31, mDicBic1.mat.cur, whole genome shotgun sequence genomic sequence AAACACAGTTATTGTGCATACTACAACGTTAAAATCCCAACCTATAGAAAAATTTGCTTCTCAACCACCTTTTTGAATGCACACTTGACCTCTTTGTTCCTTAGGCTGTAGACCACAGGGTTCAGCATGGGAATGACCACAGAATAGAACACAGATGCCGTTTTGTCTGTGTCCATGGAATGGCTGGAGCTGGGCTGTAAATACATGAAGATGACCGTTCCATAGAAGATAGAGATGGCAGTGAGATGGGAAGCGCAGGTGGACAAAGCCTTTTGGTGCCCCTGAGCTGAGTGCATTTTCAAGATGGTTATAAATATGAATAGGTAGGAAATCAATATAACCAGAAGAGCAAAAAAGACATTAAAGcttgacataaaaacaagaatcatCTCACTAATGTGCttatcagagaaagagagagacatgaTAGCTGGAGCATCACAGAAAAAGTGATGGACCATATTGGACTTACAGAAAGAAAGACTAAATATGTCCCCAACATGGAAGGAGGCATTCAGGAAACCACAGATAAAGGAGCCTATGGCCAGACAAGCACACACACTTGTCGTCATGGTGGTGGTGTAAT encodes the following:
- the LOC131395561 gene encoding LOW QUALITY PROTEIN: olfactory receptor 5B2-like (The sequence of the model RefSeq protein was modified relative to this genomic sequence to represent the inferred CDS: deleted 2 bases in 1 codon); this translates as MENRTEVTQFILLGLTNAPGLQVPLFIIFMLIYLVNVIGNLGMIVLIFSDSRLRTPMYFLLSNLSLVDFGYSSAVTPKVMAGLLIGDKIISYNACAAQMFFFVGFATVESYLLASMAYDRYAAVCKPLHYTTTMTTSVCACLAIGSFICGFLNASFHVGDIFSLSFCKSNMVHHFFCDAPAIMSLSFSDKHISEMILVFMSSFNVFFALLVILISYLFIFITILKMHSAQGHQKALSTCASHLTAISIFYGTVIFMYLQPSSSHSMDTDKTASVFYSVVIPMLNPVVYSLRNKEVKCAFKKVVEKQIFL